In one window of Temnothorax longispinosus isolate EJ_2023e chromosome 9, Tlon_JGU_v1, whole genome shotgun sequence DNA:
- the LOC139819721 gene encoding uncharacterized protein isoform X5 yields the protein MEASSNQQQKEKEPRVHRPYAFDKMEGLVREMQDPERGVPVRSQKQFLTSIPSAFMGYDLIEWLMDRLAIEESEAVHIANQLCQYGYFFPVNDSKTLTVKDDSSLYRFQTPYYWPWQHRTPDNVEYAIYLAKRTLRNKQRHALEDYEIEALNSLRKNLQNKWDIIQLQAEEQVRLSKERKKGDKIVSDSQERAFWRVYRPPPGCLSSLEVVPVPTRFRPGLPRPPSRKRTLTDLQREVALLRNSLTRTRIKVSTAIENFKSYFETYVEYDPMFVQPQPSNPWITDDHMFWQLNSPLVEVPTEKRVKRWALSMEELMSDPTGLQEFTNYLRKEYSHENIRFWLAVKDLRHSFQAQIPDKVNEIFREFLAPGAPCEINIDGKTMEKVHQEMKNPSRFTFDSAAEHVYTLLLKKDCYPRFIRSDQYRNLLAAGVQPLQKKRFFGFGGQAKKKVSSTSTPTSSTLQHANIGGGSGGGRRRGSDRSLSGSAHELAICGVRDVTSAPRVPHSHSQSNLTDIPYRGDLPRLVKIPSRPSPRSIQDAGATEVVVRPMDDVCPWEAVPGPSTEPGGTGDTASSGRTASADQTRHVWDSGGYSTTTYSAEAARASRKNSAQLDSCSSSSDVSLAIADVSERLRKSCSLQHSGSVGTSTSGPSTITRNYSTCSASGRIRLAEIGRASVSSCNYPSPQQSFEYSHAVVERVVEKLEERSSLEKIVPEEETVAEAIVEKESQSSPKTTAKAPLISISAIVGDLPSDNSTMENIDEDGSESCTAKDAGEIVAEEKLKGEDSRADTGADVSTVAEEPATTEELPEETQVMPVWEPDAQQEDRPAVAQAVPREKRDNNVNEVCPWEDEENCRVDAPYVKTYATLGYL from the exons ATGGAGGCCTCTAGCAATCAACAACAAAAAGAGAAGGAGCCACGCGTTCACAGGCCTTACGCCTTCGACAAG ATGGAGGGGCTGGTGCGGGAGATGCAAGACCCTGAGAGAGGGGTACCCGTGCGCAGCCAAAAACAATTTCTCACCTCGATTCCCTCAGCGTTCATGG GTTACGACCTCATCGAGTGGCTGATGGACCGGCTTGCCATCGAAGAATCAG AGGCGGTCCATATTGCTAATCAACTATGCCAGTACGGCTACTTCTTCCCGGTGAATGACTCCAAGACACTTACTGTTAAGGACGATAGCTCTCTGTATAGGTTTCAG ACACCCTATTATTGGCCGTGGCAACATAGAACCCCCGACAACGTGGAGTACGCAATCTATCTGGCTAAACGAACTCTGAGGAACAAACAACGTCACGCTCTCGAGGATTATGAGATC GAAGCTTTGAACAGCTTGCGCAAGAACTTACAGAACAAATGGGACATAATACAGCTACAAGCGGAAGAACAG GTACGCCTATCCAAGGAGCGCAAGAAAGGCGACAAGATAGTGAGCGACTCCCAGGAACGAGCATTTTGGAGAGTCTATCGGCCGCCACCCGGTTGTCTCAGTAGCCTGGAAGTCGTGCCCGTACCCACTCGTTTTCGTCCTGGACTTCCACGACCTCCGTCACGCAAACGCACTCTCACCGATCTACAACGTGAG GTGGCCCTTCTACGAAACAGTTTGACACGCACGAGAATAAAGGTTTCGACTGCgatcgaaaattttaaatcatacTTTGAAACGTACGTGGAATACGATCCGATGTTCGTACAGCCGCAACCTTCCAATCCATGGATCACCGACGATCATATGTTTTGGCAACTGAATAGTCCCTT AGTGGAAGTTCCTACAGAGAAACGTGTTAAACGATGGGCGCTATCGATGGAAGAACTTATGTCTGATCCTACAG GTTTACAAGAATTCacgaattatttaagaaaggaGTACAGTCAcgaaaatataagattttggCTGGCGGTCAAAGATCTCAGGCATAGTTTTCAAGCACAAATACCTGACAAAGTCAACGAAATTTTTAG AGAATTCCTGGCACCTGGAGCTCCCTGCGAAATCAACATAGATGGAAAAACAATGGAGAAGGTTCATCAGGAGATGAAAAATCCGAGCAGATTTACGTTCGATTCCGCCGCGGAGCACGTATATACGCTATTGCTAAAGAAGGACTGCTACCCTAGATTTATTCGTTCCGATCAATATCGTAATCTCTTAGCTGCGGGCGTGCAACCTCTGCAGAAGAAGAG ATTTTTTGGCTTCGGCGGCCAAGCCAAGAAGAAAGTTTCCTCCACTTCGACACCAACGTCTAGCACTTTGCAGCACGCTAATATAGGTGGCGGCAGCGGTGGTGGCAGACGTAGGGGAAGCGACCGGAGCCTGTCCGGAAGCGCCCACGAGCTCGCGATTTGCGGCGTCCGCGACGTCACTTCCGCACCGCGAGTTCCGCATTCCCATAGCCAGTCGAATCTCACCGACATCCCATACAG GGGAGATCTACCACGACTCGTAAAGATACCTTCGAGGCCTAGTCCACGTAGTATTCA GGATGCTGGCGCGACGGAAGTGGTAGTTCGCCCTATGGACGACGTATGTCCATGGGAGGCCGTGCCGGGCCCGAGCACGGAACCCGGAGGAACGGGGGACACCGCGTCCTCTGGAAGGACAGCGTCAGCTGATCAGACTCGACACGTGTGGGACAGCGGCGGCTATTCGACAACCACGTACTCTGCCGAGGCCGCGCGTGCCTCCCGGAAGAATTCCGCACAGTTAGACTCGTGCAGCTCGTCGTCGGACGTCAGCCTTGCTATCGCGGACGTCTCCGAGCGATTGCGGAAGTCGTGTAGTTTGCAGCATAGCGGTAGCGTAG GTACATCGACTTCAGGCCCCAGCACGATAACGCGAAATTATTCTACCTGCTCAGCAAGCGGCCGTATCAGGCTAGCCGAGATAGGTCGCGCGTCCGTGTCGTCCTGCAACTATCCGTCGCCCCAGCAGTCATTCGAGTATTCCCACGCGGTGGTGGAAAGGGTGGTCGAAAAGCTGGAAGAGAGATCGTCTCTGGAAAAGATAGTGCCCGAAGAGGAAACCGTCGCGGAAGCCATCGTCGAAAAAGAGAGCCAGTCGAGTCCTAA AACAACCGCAAAGGCGCCCTTGATCAGCATCAGCGCGATCGTGGGCGACCTGCCGAGCGACAATTCCACGATGGAGAACATCGACGAGGATGGGAGCGAGAGCTGCACGGCAAAGGACGCGGGGGAGATTGTCGCCGAGGAGAAATTGAAGGGTGAGGACTCGCGGGCCGACACCGGGGCGGATGTGTCGACGGTGGCCGAAGAACCGGCGACGACTGAGGAGCTGCCCGAGGAGACGCAGGTCATGCCTGTCTGGGAACCGGACGCCCAACAGGAGGACCGACCAGCGGTGGCGCAGGCAGTGCCTCGGGAGAAGCGTGACAATAATGTTAACGAAGTATGCCCGTGGGAGGATGA GGAAAACTGTAGAGTGGATGCACCCTATGTAAAAACCTATGCGACTTTAGGTTACTTGTAA